The following is a genomic window from Alkaliphilus sp. B6464.
TTCTATTTTGATATCTTGTATTGTAATATCCTTATTATGCTCTAATGCATACTTAATAGCATCTTCTAATGTCAGCTTTAATACTTCCTCTTTGTCCTTTGCGGCTTCTATCTTAGTATTTTCCTTATGTTCTATTGCTGTAGTTTGTCCTGTAGCAAATGTAGGTACACCGTTACTTACTACGGTTAAAGTAATTAATGTACTCATTGCAATAAATTTTTTGAAATTCATTTTCGGCCTCCTCTTTTTCTTTATTTATTATGTATTAAACTTTCCTATTATTATATACCTTTAGCTATTCTTTTTCCAGTAACAAGTTATTAGAAAAAGAATACTATTGTACTTTATTGATATAATAGTATCATATATTTTTAAAAATTTTCTGTCAACAATTCATTTTTTACAAAAATTATATAATTAATTTACTAAATCAAAAAAGACAGTAGGCTTTTCTTTCTACTATCTTCTTAATAAGTCGATACTTATCACTTGAAGTTATTTATTTCTATCTATTTTGTATAATACTATTCAGGAACAGTCCTATTTAGTAATGGTATCTTTTGAAAAATAATCACTACAAAATAAGATAGTAAAAATGTGATAACACTTACTAGAGGTATTCCTATTATAGGATTAAATAAAAATGGATCTATGTTTATTCCTATAACTCCTGATGATATAATATCTAGTACAAGTAAATGCACTAAGTATATCCCAAAGCTTGTATTACTAAAAGTTGAGATAATCCTATGTAAATATAATTTTTTATTAATGAATTTTTCCCAATCAATATTTTTAAATAACAAAAATATACTTATACTCATAAATATAACGTTAGGTGCAAAGTATGAATAAAAGTGAGGTACATAGTTTCCATCATTATTTTTAGTGGTTATGTATGTACCAACTATAGTTGTTATTAATCCAACAAAACTAAGGATATGTATTATATTTACTAGCTCTTTACTAAGATTTTTCTTATCTAAAAAGAAACCTAAAATATAGTATCCAATGCTCCAATGAAAAAAACTTAAGTTAAAACCTATTTCTATGTTAGTAAACTTTTCTAAGAATCCTATTATGCCATTAGCCATAAACCAAATACTTAAAAAGTACTTTACACTGCAATTCTTATCGTTATTTATATAGATTCTAATAATAGGTGTAATTAAATAAAGACCTACTATAGTGTAAAGATACCACAGATGTATATATATATTATCTTCATAAAGATTTCTTATAAAGATTTTAAGTAGGGATAAATGCCATTCCAAGAACAAGTTATTAAACCAAATCATATATATAAAGCTCCAAAAAATAAGAGGAATAAATATTTTTTTAAGTCTTTTATTTAGAAACGGAAATATTTTTATTTCTTTACGATCGTCCAACATTAGCTTTCCGCTAATCATTATTAGGACAGGTACACACCATCTAGTAGCAGAATCTACTATGTTTCCTGTCCACCAACTTTTAACTCCATTAATATATAGATTTTCTACAAATGGTGCAGATACATGTAGTATTACTACTGTAAAAACTGATATTATCCGCAATATATCTATATATATAACCCTAGAAGTATTTCGACTACTGCCATTTAACTTCATTTTTCCCTTTGCTCTTAGTACCTTTATCTATTATAGTTCCATTCTCACCCTCTACTAATATTTCTGTATTATAGTAATCATATATTTCTCCGTAGGATTCATCAGTAGGGCCTTTTAAGCCTTCATTTACTGTATATCCAGATAAAGCTTTTAGGAAAAGAACTCCTATTTCCCTTACCCTTTCTTTTGGCACTTCTTCATTTACAGGTATTAGGTATAAAATTAACTTGTTTTTTTCTATAAATGCTTCTGCATAGTCTATTTCTCCGTAATTTTCAATTAACTGTGCACTCCCAGTAAGTGTTTCTTCAGATATTTCTGGTCTCTTAGGACTACACCTAACACTTGAAATTATAAGCATAACAACACAAAGTGTAAGTAATAATTTTTTCATTGTTTCTACCTCCTTTCTATTATTATGTCCATAAAAAAACTAGTCTAGTCCTTAGAATAGTAAAATACTCGTATACGCACTATAAAGTTGAGATAAGATTTCCCACCTGCTGTTATATACGGCTCTTCAAAAACAAAAATAAACAGCAGGGTTTTTCCCCTTCTGTTTATTTGACAAAGAGCCCATTATTACTACATAAGTAAAGGGAAGGCATTCTTTAGAATACCTTCCCTAACTA
Proteins encoded in this region:
- a CDS encoding acyltransferase — translated: MKLNGSSRNTSRVIYIDILRIISVFTVVILHVSAPFVENLYINGVKSWWTGNIVDSATRWCVPVLIMISGKLMLDDRKEIKIFPFLNKRLKKIFIPLIFWSFIYMIWFNNLFLEWHLSLLKIFIRNLYEDNIYIHLWYLYTIVGLYLITPIIRIYINNDKNCSVKYFLSIWFMANGIIGFLEKFTNIEIGFNLSFFHWSIGYYILGFFLDKKNLSKELVNIIHILSFVGLITTIVGTYITTKNNDGNYVPHFYSYFAPNVIFMSISIFLLFKNIDWEKFINKKLYLHRIISTFSNTSFGIYLVHLLVLDIISSGVIGINIDPFLFNPIIGIPLVSVITFLLSYFVVIIFQKIPLLNRTVPE